The following are from one region of the Advenella mimigardefordensis DPN7 genome:
- a CDS encoding SDR family oxidoreductase codes for MKNLSTQKTILIIGASRGLGYAMAAEFLTKGWHVIGTVRGKDRTLLHELADKNPEGVEIEQLEVTDQQQIKALRERLSNKVLDILFHNAGTANKNQNESIAELSTQEFERIMVTNALSPLRVIESLQDLVPASGTIGIMSSGQGSVSNNTNGGHEVYRGSKAALNMYMRSYAARHTGESRTLLLLAPGWVRTDLGGIEAPLSIEESIPKVVNVMLSQQGKPGLQYLDREGKTVPW; via the coding sequence ATGAAAAATTTATCGACGCAAAAAACCATTCTGATCATCGGTGCATCACGAGGTCTTGGCTATGCTATGGCTGCGGAATTTTTGACGAAGGGGTGGCATGTCATCGGCACCGTGCGCGGCAAAGATAGAACGTTGTTACATGAGCTGGCGGATAAAAATCCAGAGGGTGTGGAGATTGAACAGCTTGAAGTCACTGACCAGCAGCAGATTAAAGCGCTTCGGGAACGTCTATCTAACAAGGTTTTAGATATACTTTTCCATAATGCCGGTACCGCCAACAAGAATCAGAACGAGAGTATCGCAGAGTTATCAACCCAGGAATTTGAACGAATCATGGTGACGAATGCGTTGAGTCCTCTACGCGTCATTGAAAGCTTACAAGACCTGGTGCCTGCATCAGGTACCATCGGTATTATGTCGTCAGGACAGGGCAGCGTGAGCAACAATACGAACGGTGGACATGAGGTATATCGTGGTTCCAAGGCGGCACTTAACATGTACATGCGTAGTTACGCCGCTCGCCATACCGGAGAATCACGTACCTTGCTGTTATTAGCACCAGGCTGGGTTCGTACCGATCTGGGGGGGATTGAAGCGCCGCTAAGCATCGAAGAAAGCATTCCGAAAGTAGTGAATGTGATGCTTTCACAGCAGGGAAAACCAGGGCTGCAATATCTCGATCGTGAAGGGAAAACTGTGCCGTGGTGA
- a CDS encoding SIR2 family NAD-dependent protein deacylase produces MDSSSQQAFIKKAAALISEADGLLVTAGAGMGVDSGLPDFRGAEGFWRHYPALRASGICFEEIASPVYFPDHPALAWGFYGHRLALYRETTPHAGFQVLRQIASHMPNNAFVFTSNVDGQFQKAGFGTDQIVECHGSIHYLQCIEICEQDIWPADDFKPQVDTQKCLLLNEPPRCPHCGSLARPNIMMFNDWHWVDARSRQQHLHLQTWLQKTKRPVIVELGAGTAIATVRYFGERQKAPIVRINMHEAAIKKSARNVSLSMGALEALSQIQSALDDMGYFGKTKP; encoded by the coding sequence ATGGATTCATCATCACAACAAGCCTTTATCAAAAAGGCGGCCGCGCTCATCAGCGAAGCTGACGGTCTGCTTGTTACCGCCGGCGCAGGCATGGGGGTAGACTCCGGGCTGCCGGATTTCCGCGGTGCCGAGGGCTTTTGGCGACATTATCCGGCGTTACGCGCTTCGGGCATTTGTTTCGAAGAGATCGCCTCGCCTGTTTATTTTCCAGACCATCCGGCGCTGGCATGGGGCTTTTATGGCCATCGGCTGGCCCTGTATCGCGAGACCACGCCACACGCCGGGTTTCAGGTTCTGCGGCAGATTGCATCACACATGCCCAATAATGCATTTGTGTTTACCAGCAATGTGGACGGCCAGTTCCAGAAAGCCGGCTTTGGGACGGACCAGATTGTGGAGTGCCACGGCTCGATTCATTATTTGCAATGCATTGAGATCTGCGAACAGGACATCTGGCCGGCTGACGATTTCAAACCACAAGTAGATACCCAAAAATGCCTGTTGCTGAACGAGCCACCGCGCTGTCCGCATTGTGGTTCGCTGGCGCGGCCGAACATCATGATGTTCAATGACTGGCATTGGGTGGATGCCCGCAGTCGCCAGCAACATCTACATCTGCAGACATGGCTGCAAAAAACCAAACGCCCCGTCATTGTTGAACTGGGCGCGGGAACGGCTATTGCCACCGTGCGCTACTTTGGCGAACGCCAAAAGGCACCGATCGTTCGCATTAATATGCACGAAGCTGCCATAAAAAAATCGGCGCGGAACGTGTCGCTGTCCATGGGTGCGCTAGAGGCGCTCAGTCAGATCCAAAGCGCTCTGGACGATATGGGTTATTTTGGCAAAACAAAGCCCTGA
- a CDS encoding tripartite tricarboxylate transporter substrate-binding protein — protein MAQDAMDGVRKFVHSVAVIVATLNKGMHEIINDTAFQKKLIDQGIEPMGGTPDELAKRIDNEVKQFGQLVKQINLKVE, from the coding sequence ATGGCACAGGATGCGATGGATGGTGTCCGTAAGTTTGTGCATAGCGTGGCGGTGATTGTCGCAACGCTCAACAAAGGTATGCATGAGATTATTAACGACACCGCATTTCAGAAAAAACTGATAGACCAGGGAATCGAGCCCATGGGTGGAACGCCAGATGAACTGGCTAAGCGCATAGACAACGAAGTGAAGCAATTCGGACAACTCGTGAAGCAGATTAATTTGAAGGTTGAATAG
- a CDS encoding LysR family transcriptional regulator: protein MVEPDLNLLIALDALISEANVTRAARRLGLSPSAMSRTLTRLRATTDDPLLVRAGRQMVLTPYAENIRGSTQDTVSAALAILRPSAASLDLSKLERTFTIRTNEGFVEVFGAALIASTATRAPFVRLCFSAKEEKSAKHLREGLVDLEIGVLGEMGPEIRLQALFRDRFVGAVRKGHPLLEPKNSITPAKYAACRHVITSRHGLICGPVDKALAELGLKRNIAAAVPSFPAAMAVAMSSDLVALVPSSLLLNRGSNNENETATTIRSFELPVKTQEITISQMWHPRLDADPIHRWLRQHVLEVCQQQMQRINKTL, encoded by the coding sequence ATGGTTGAGCCCGACCTGAATTTACTCATCGCACTTGATGCACTAATCTCTGAAGCCAATGTCACTCGCGCCGCGCGCCGTCTGGGATTAAGCCCTTCGGCGATGAGCAGAACGTTGACTCGCCTTCGCGCAACGACAGACGATCCTTTACTGGTTCGAGCAGGGCGTCAGATGGTATTGACGCCCTATGCTGAAAATATACGTGGCAGCACCCAAGACACAGTCTCAGCAGCGTTGGCCATACTTCGCCCCTCTGCGGCATCGCTTGATTTATCCAAACTGGAAAGAACTTTTACGATCAGAACGAACGAAGGTTTTGTTGAGGTTTTCGGTGCTGCGCTTATCGCCTCAACGGCGACAAGAGCGCCTTTTGTTCGCCTTTGTTTTTCAGCAAAAGAAGAAAAAAGTGCAAAACATTTACGCGAAGGTCTGGTAGATCTCGAAATTGGTGTTTTGGGAGAAATGGGTCCGGAAATTCGCTTGCAAGCTCTGTTCAGAGACAGATTCGTCGGTGCGGTGAGAAAAGGGCATCCCCTGCTTGAGCCGAAAAATAGTATCACTCCCGCAAAGTATGCGGCATGTCGCCATGTCATTACTTCCCGTCATGGACTCATATGCGGCCCTGTAGACAAGGCACTGGCTGAATTAGGCCTAAAACGGAACATTGCCGCTGCTGTGCCGAGTTTTCCTGCAGCAATGGCCGTGGCAATGTCATCAGATTTGGTGGCACTCGTGCCCTCTTCCCTTCTCCTAAACCGGGGTAGTAATAATGAAAACGAGACGGCGACAACAATCCGCTCGTTCGAACTCCCGGTAAAAACCCAGGAAATAACCATATCGCAAATGTGGCATCCACGATTAGATGCCGACCCGATCCATCGCTGGCTGCGGCAGCATGTATTGGAAGTTTGCCAGCAACAAATGCAGCGTATCAATAAAACCCTATGA
- a CDS encoding DUF2380 domain-containing protein — MRFSHQVLYRFTLRQSPLLLAALAAATLHATAQVNPPLTLAAANFAFKDTSGEAKDQTADHARRLQALNEAIRQGLAQNTKIKTAALSCQNDKCNAAEPGLEALAADAKKAGANHLLFGEVHKMSTLVGWIKYAMVDLNQNAPVCERTLSYRGDNDQAWQHAAKFAVRDIERNCLNKES, encoded by the coding sequence ATGCGATTCTCCCATCAAGTGCTTTATCGTTTTACCCTCAGACAGAGCCCATTGCTGCTGGCCGCTTTAGCTGCGGCCACCCTCCACGCTACAGCACAAGTAAATCCGCCACTCACACTGGCGGCTGCGAACTTTGCCTTCAAAGATACATCCGGCGAGGCCAAAGATCAGACAGCCGATCACGCCCGTCGCCTGCAGGCACTGAACGAGGCCATTCGCCAGGGCCTGGCGCAGAATACAAAAATAAAGACAGCGGCACTGAGCTGTCAGAATGACAAGTGCAATGCAGCCGAACCAGGCCTGGAAGCGTTGGCAGCCGATGCAAAAAAGGCCGGCGCAAATCACCTGCTTTTCGGTGAAGTACACAAGATGAGCACGCTGGTAGGCTGGATCAAATATGCCATGGTAGACCTGAACCAGAACGCCCCCGTATGCGAGCGCACCTTATCCTATCGCGGCGATAACGATCAGGCCTGGCAGCACGCAGCAAAATTTGCCGTGCGAGATATTGAACGCAACTGTCTTAACAAAGAATCTTAG